Below is a window of Mycoplasmopsis anatis DNA.
CAGGAAATATAAGTTGGTTTGGGTCAACTAAATCATAACCTTCTGGTAAATATGAAATAGGATAAATGAATTCACCTTTTTTAGTTTCAACATCTATTTCCAAAACCTTTGAGTTATTCTTATTATCTTTATAAATTAATTTGGTGATAATTTTTTCATCTTTAATAAGAGTATCATCAAAGATTTCGTTTTCATCTTCGGGATTTTCTGGTGTTGTTGGATTAGTTGGTTCAACAGGAATAGGTGTAACTTTAATTAAATTAACTTGGCCTAAATTGACCAAAACAGTTTTATCAACCAATTCATAGCCGCTTGGTAGATACTCTCCAGCGCTGATTGTTGCATCTTTTTTAGTTTTAACTTCAATTTCTTTTACTAAATTAACATCATAAAAATATTTTAGTGTAGTGGTTACTTCATCACTAACTTCTTCAGTTGGGTTTTCGGGTTTATCAATTATTTTAATTAAGTTAATTTCATTATTTTGGTTAATAATAACTTCAAAAGATTCATTCTCTAGTTTATACCCTTCCGGAATATATCTAGAGATGTTTATTTTTTCATCATTAACTGTAGTAACTGTTTCAGTTTTTATTACTTTATTTTCAAATTTGAAAATTAAGGTAGTCTTATAAGTTAAATCTTTAACAACTTCTTTAACGAATACTAAGTTTTCACTATTTTTTTCTAATTCAGTGTTTTTATTTAGTAATTCATATCCTTCTGGAACATTTAATTTTAAGTTAAATGATTCAAATTCATTATCACTTAGCTCAATTGTTTTTCCAATTTGAGTTTTTGTTGAATCATTTAATAAAAATTTTATTGTTGTTTTTTGTTGTTTATCATCATCTTTGTTTGAACCTGGTGTTTCGAGTTTTGGAAGGTTGTTATCTCTATTAGATAAGTTTTTGTCATTAGTTGAAACACCATCTTGAAGTGTTGAATCAGTTCCATCACTTCTTTCGCCAAGAGTATCAAACTTTTTATTTACATTATTTTGCGGATTACGAGCGTAAACACCCATTGTAAATACACTTGAAACAGCCACAACAGCTATTGTGGACATTCCTAAATAAAATAGTTTCTTTTTAGTAATTTTTCTCATAAAACACCTTTCCTAAAATACATGGGTATTTTAATTTTTACTTAAGCAAATCATCTACAGTGCTAATGTATAAAAATCTCTCTGGTTCTACATCATTAAATTCACCGTTAATGATTCTAATAACCGAATCCACAGTATCCTCTAATTTAACATAAACTCCTTTTTCATGAGTAAAATGTTCAGTCATGAAAAAGTATTGTGAGAAGAAGTTTTGCAATTGAAGAGCTTTTTTAACGGTAATTTTACTTTCATCATCAAGCTCATCAATTCCAAGAATTAATATAACATCTTCAAGTTCTTTATATCTTTGAAGAATTTTTTTAGTTTCAACAATAGCATCATAGTGTTTTTGTCCAATTATCATCGGATCGATACTTGAAGAACTAGATGCTAAAGGATCAATTGCAGGGAAGATATTTTTTGCTGTAACTTCACGTGATAGAACTAAGTTACCACCTAAGTGTTTAAATATCGCTACAGCTGATGGCTCAGAAAGATCATCCATAGGTAAGAAAACTGTTTGGAAGGATGTAATATTACCGTTTTGGTTTGCGAAAATTCTATTTTCAATACTTGAAATTTCAGTGTTTAAAGTAGATTGATATCCACCAAGTGATGGTTTCTTATCTAAAGAAGCCGAAATTTCATTTCCTGCTTGAAGAAAACGAAAGATATTATCGATAAAAAGTAATACATTTTCTTTTTCAACGTCTCTTAGATATTCAGCAGCAGTAATTCCTATTGGAACAATACTCATTCTAGCACCAGCTGACTCATTCATCCTTGAGACATATAAAATTGAGTTGTTCATCAAATTAGATTGTTCTAGATCATCTTTAAGTTCAATTGCTTCACGAGAACGTTCTCCAGAACCGATAAAAATTGAGCTAGTTTTTTCTTGATTTTTTGATAGGTTAAAAATTATTTCCTTCATTAAAACTGTTTTTCCAACACCAGCTCCACCAAAGATACCAATTTTAGCACCTTTGATAATAGGAATAAAGAAGTCAACTGCCTTAATTCCTGTTTCAAGAATTTCGGGGTTGTATTTATAATTGTGATTTTTAATAATTGTTGAATCCATTTCAACATAATCAAAATTATTTAAGGTTGGATTATTTAGTGACTTACCGCTAAAATCAAAGACATTTCCTTTAGCTTTTTGACCTACAGGTACCATAAATGATCTATTTAAACATTTAACTTCTTGGTTAATATAAAATGGTGTTTCATTATAAATTATCATCGCTAGAAGATTTTTTTCATCAAGAACTTTTTTAACCATTAAGTAATTTTTGTTATCTTCAGTAAGAATTAATGTATTAATTTTTGGTAATTGTTCATTTGTAAAACTAACTTGTACAACGTCAGTTCAAATTTTGGTTATTTTTGCAGACATTATTTAACTCCTAACTTTTCGATTATATTATTAATAATTTCTTTTCTTAATGGAATGAATTCTTTTTGAACTTTGATACTTCAATTTAGTCCTAATTTGTCACTAAATTGCTTTAGAGAGCTTTTGAAAAATTCAGAAACTCTTGGGTCTAGCACTTTAGTATCCTTTGTGCTTTCGAAAATTTTTCTTGCTGTTTCATCTTGTTTGATCAATTCTTGACAGAATTTCAATGCTAGTTGGATATCTTTAACACCAATT
It encodes the following:
- a CDS encoding MSC_0618 family F1-like ATPase beta subunit, with protein sequence MSAKITKIWTDVVQVSFTNEQLPKINTLILTEDNKNYLMVKKVLDEKNLLAMIIYNETPFYINQEVKCLNRSFMVPVGQKAKGNVFDFSGKSLNNPTLNNFDYVEMDSTIIKNHNYKYNPEILETGIKAVDFFIPIIKGAKIGIFGGAGVGKTVLMKEIIFNLSKNQEKTSSIFIGSGERSREAIELKDDLEQSNLMNNSILYVSRMNESAGARMSIVPIGITAAEYLRDVEKENVLLFIDNIFRFLQAGNEISASLDKKPSLGGYQSTLNTEISSIENRIFANQNGNITSFQTVFLPMDDLSEPSAVAIFKHLGGNLVLSREVTAKNIFPAIDPLASSSSSIDPMIIGQKHYDAIVETKKILQRYKELEDVILILGIDELDDESKITVKKALQLQNFFSQYFFMTEHFTHEKGVYVKLEDTVDSVIRIINGEFNDVEPERFLYISTVDDLLK